One window of the Cryptomeria japonica chromosome 7, Sugi_1.0, whole genome shotgun sequence genome contains the following:
- the LOC131030803 gene encoding SKP1-like protein 1A — protein MVKECKVKLKSSDDKIFEVDYAVAIQSQILNNTLGHTGCTDSALPLHNVSSQILAKVIDYCEYHVNASSTISEKDVKMWDQEFVKHLDQATLLDLLMAAQYLGIHNLQELTCQTVADRIKDKRPEDIREIFNIQNDLTPEEEEEIRCENEWAFEEEVSP, from the coding sequence ATGGTGAAGGAATGTAAGGTGAAATTGAAGAGTTCGGATGACAAGATATTTGAGGTAGACTATGCCGTGGCCATCCAGTCGCAGATATTAAACAACACTCTCGGTCACACCGGCTGCACGGATAGCGCCCTGCCTTTGCACAACGTTTCCAGTCAAATTCTGGCGAAGGTGATCGACTACTGCGAATATCATGTTAATGCCTCCAGCACCATCTCGGAGAAGGATGTGAAGATGTGGGATCAGGAGTTCGTGAAGCACCTGGATCAGGCTACTCTTTTGGATCTCCTAATGGCCGCCCAGTACCTGGGTATACACAATCTTCAAGAGTTAACATGCCAAACTGTAGCAGACAGGATCAAGGATAAAAGACCAGAAGATATCAGAGAAATATTTAACATACAAAATGACTTGACtcctgaagaggaggaagaaatcaGGTGTGAAAATGAATGGGCCTTCGAGGAAGAAGTCTCCCCCTGA